In Acidimicrobiales bacterium, one DNA window encodes the following:
- a CDS encoding phosphomannomutase/phosphoglucomutase — protein MTATGTTTAIEHAGEDYPEVIPPDPRWRRVWERVRKPEAIVGFLIVAACVVFVCKELQPSQLLRNTTPAGGDMGAHVWLPDFVKRALLPHLRLTGWAPDWYDGFPALTFYFPGPIVAIAVLSYVIPYNIAFKLVTVVGLLTLPIAAWAFGRLARMRYPGAVILAVATVPFMFGREFTIYGGNIASTMAGEFCFSISLSLALLFLGLVIRGLETGRHRALAAVVLAGVGVCHILPLLFAVLGAIVLTLMRFDRHRLKWILPVLVSGGALIAVWALPFELRLPYATDMGYEKVTTYMATLFPAKDFWLFALAGVGALLSLLRRNRVGTFLTIMAVLSAVIFRVAPQYRLWNARVLPFWYVSLYLLAGVAFLEVGLILAEGITQEPRARPNATIPLGMVTLVLAMGWVNYPLHQMPFGHMTSSGKYDWLGIQSSDASFDPSWVYWNYSGYQSPTKAREKEYFALVDEMKKLGKDPAYGCGRAMWEYEPELDQMGTPDALMLLPYWTQGCIGSQEGLYYESSATTPYHFLNAAELSAHPSNPVRGLDYPAAPDVAEGVQHLQMLGVKYFMALTPEVQTQADQDSDLQLVASVGPFPVSYTTGNQTNTEMRTWKIYEVANSDEVAPLLDQPVVMTGVSGGGKTWLKASESWYLDPNRWDVLEAASGPKNWARVSPQDTSPPITPLPNVQVSHIRHTNESISFDVDQTGVPVLVKTSYFPNWRVSGGRGPYRVTPNLMVVIPTANRVTLNYGYTSLDWLSLAISILGLAGIVVLWRLRPVVYPVPRHFLGRGMASTLGALGTKAKVRGRMAASDQAILDTVFKAYDIRGTVPDQMSPDLARAVGAAFARFAGTSRILVARDMRPSGVELVRAFADGATSAGTDVVDLGLTSTDEMYFASGRLEAPGAMFTASHNPAHYNGIKLCLAGARPVGVDTGLREIKNYIVNGIAADEPVPDPGAVTTRDVLTDYVSKVRSFVDVTALRPLRVVADTANGMGGLVVPAVFDGLPFSLEVLFGELDGTFPNHPADPIQPENLVALQRRILETQADVGLAFDGDADRCFLVDDKGQPVSGSTTTALVAAAMLEKSPGATILHNLICSKAVAEIIRERGGVPVRTRVGHSYIKAVMADTDALFGGEHSGHYYFRDNYRADSGTIAALVVLEVLSKTGRPLSELRRDFERYAASGEINTEVDDPAGVIESVAEHFSGARQDRLDGLTVDLGDWWFNLRPSNTEPLLRLNLEAADTATCRARTEEVLGLIGGQRPTH, from the coding sequence ATGACGGCGACCGGTACCACAACGGCGATCGAGCACGCCGGCGAGGACTATCCCGAGGTCATCCCGCCTGACCCACGCTGGCGGCGGGTATGGGAAAGGGTCCGCAAGCCCGAGGCGATCGTCGGCTTCCTCATCGTGGCGGCGTGCGTCGTGTTCGTCTGCAAGGAGCTGCAGCCGTCGCAACTGCTTCGCAACACGACACCCGCAGGCGGCGACATGGGGGCGCACGTCTGGCTACCGGATTTCGTCAAGCGCGCGCTCCTGCCGCACCTGCGCCTGACCGGATGGGCGCCGGACTGGTACGACGGTTTCCCGGCGCTGACCTTCTACTTCCCGGGTCCGATAGTCGCCATCGCGGTGCTGTCGTACGTCATCCCCTACAACATCGCCTTCAAGCTCGTCACCGTGGTCGGCTTGCTCACCCTGCCCATAGCGGCGTGGGCGTTCGGTCGGCTGGCGCGCATGCGCTACCCCGGCGCGGTGATCCTGGCCGTCGCCACTGTTCCGTTCATGTTCGGCCGGGAGTTCACCATCTACGGGGGCAACATCGCCTCGACCATGGCCGGGGAGTTCTGCTTCTCGATCTCGCTCTCCCTGGCGCTGCTCTTCCTTGGCCTCGTGATCAGGGGGCTGGAGACCGGACGGCACCGCGCGCTCGCAGCAGTGGTTCTCGCCGGCGTCGGGGTATGCCACATTCTCCCCCTGCTGTTCGCGGTGCTCGGCGCGATCGTCCTGACGCTCATGCGCTTCGACCGGCACCGGCTCAAGTGGATCCTTCCGGTGCTGGTCTCGGGCGGGGCGCTCATCGCCGTCTGGGCGCTGCCGTTCGAGCTGCGGCTGCCGTACGCCACCGACATGGGCTACGAGAAGGTCACCACCTACATGGCGACCTTGTTCCCGGCCAAGGACTTCTGGCTGTTCGCGCTCGCCGGCGTCGGCGCGTTGCTGTCCCTGCTCAGACGCAACCGGGTGGGCACCTTCCTGACGATCATGGCCGTCCTATCGGCGGTGATCTTCCGCGTCGCCCCTCAGTACCGCCTGTGGAACGCGCGCGTCCTGCCGTTCTGGTACGTCAGCCTGTACCTGCTCGCAGGTGTCGCCTTCCTCGAGGTTGGCCTGATCCTCGCCGAAGGAATCACCCAGGAACCTCGGGCGCGGCCCAACGCGACGATCCCGCTCGGCATGGTCACCCTCGTCCTCGCAATGGGGTGGGTCAACTACCCGCTGCACCAGATGCCGTTCGGCCACATGACCAGTTCGGGCAAGTACGACTGGCTAGGAATCCAGAGCTCCGACGCGTCCTTCGACCCGTCATGGGTGTACTGGAACTACTCCGGCTACCAGTCGCCGACGAAGGCGAGGGAGAAGGAGTACTTCGCTCTGGTCGACGAGATGAAGAAGCTGGGAAAAGACCCCGCTTACGGATGCGGGCGCGCCATGTGGGAGTACGAGCCCGAGCTCGACCAGATGGGCACGCCCGACGCGCTGATGCTGCTCCCGTACTGGACCCAGGGGTGCATCGGGTCCCAGGAGGGTCTGTACTACGAGTCGTCCGCTACGACGCCCTATCACTTCCTCAACGCGGCGGAACTCTCGGCTCACCCGTCGAACCCGGTACGCGGCCTGGACTACCCCGCCGCGCCCGATGTCGCAGAGGGCGTCCAGCATCTCCAGATGCTCGGCGTCAAGTACTTCATGGCCCTCACGCCCGAGGTGCAGACCCAAGCGGATCAGGACAGCGATCTCCAGCTCGTTGCGAGCGTCGGCCCGTTTCCCGTCTCCTACACGACCGGCAACCAGACCAACACCGAGATGCGCACCTGGAAGATCTACGAGGTCGCCAACTCCGACGAGGTGGCGCCGCTGCTCGACCAACCGGTCGTCATGACCGGGGTGTCCGGGGGAGGCAAGACCTGGCTGAAGGCGTCGGAAAGCTGGTACCTCGATCCGAACCGTTGGGACGTGCTCGAAGCAGCGTCCGGGCCAAAGAACTGGGCGCGTGTATCCCCGCAGGACACCTCCCCTCCGATCACGCCGCTCCCCAACGTGCAGGTATCCCATATCCGTCACACGAACGAGTCCATCTCGTTTGACGTCGACCAGACCGGTGTCCCGGTCCTGGTCAAGACCAGCTATTTTCCCAACTGGCGGGTGTCGGGCGGTCGGGGACCGTACCGGGTCACTCCCAACCTCATGGTCGTCATACCGACCGCCAACCGCGTGACGCTCAACTACGGGTACACGAGCCTGGACTGGTTGAGCCTCGCGATATCCATCCTCGGTCTCGCCGGCATCGTCGTCCTGTGGCGACTGCGCCCGGTGGTCTACCCCGTGCCCAGGCACTTCCTCGGGAGGGGGATGGCGTCCACCCTGGGCGCCCTGGGCACCAAGGCTAAGGTGCGGGGCCGCATGGCAGCGAGCGACCAGGCGATCCTCGACACGGTCTTCAAGGCCTACGACATCCGCGGCACAGTCCCCGATCAGATGAGCCCCGACCTCGCCCGAGCGGTCGGGGCCGCCTTCGCCAGATTCGCCGGTACCTCGCGGATCCTGGTGGCGCGTGACATGCGACCGTCAGGCGTGGAACTCGTAAGGGCGTTCGCCGACGGGGCGACGTCCGCCGGCACGGACGTCGTCGACCTGGGGCTCACTTCCACCGACGAGATGTACTTCGCCTCGGGCCGACTCGAAGCCCCGGGAGCCATGTTCACAGCGTCACACAATCCGGCCCACTACAACGGGATCAAGCTCTGCCTCGCCGGCGCCCGCCCGGTCGGAGTGGACACCGGGCTCCGAGAGATCAAGAACTACATCGTCAACGGCATCGCCGCCGACGAGCCGGTGCCCGACCCGGGTGCCGTCACGACGCGTGACGTCCTAACGGATTACGTGTCGAAGGTCCGTTCATTCGTCGATGTCACCGCCTTGAGACCGCTGCGCGTCGTGGCGGACACCGCGAACGGCATGGGTGGCCTCGTCGTACCGGCGGTCTTCGACGGCCTGCCTTTTTCCCTGGAGGTCCTGTTCGGCGAGCTCGACGGGACCTTCCCGAACCACCCGGCCGATCCGATCCAGCCCGAGAACCTGGTGGCACTCCAGCGGCGCATCCTCGAGACGCAGGCCGACGTCGGCCTCGCCTTCGACGGCGACGCCGACCGCTGCTTCCTCGTCGACGACAAGGGCCAGCCGGTCTCCGGCTCCACCACGACGGCGCTGGTCGCGGCCGCGATGCTGGAGAAGAGCCCCGGAGCCACGATCCTCCACAACCTCATCTGCTCAAAGGCGGTGGCCGAGATCATCCGCGAGCGGGGCGGCGTCCCGGTGCGCACCCGGGTGGGACACTCGTACATCAAGGCGGTCATGGCCGACACCGACGCCCTCTTCGGCGGCGAGCACTCGGGCCATTACTACTTCCGCGACAACTACCGGGCCGACTCCGGCACCATCGCCGCTCTGGTGGTACTCGAGGTGCTCAGCAAGACCGGCAGACCCCTATCCGAGTTGCGCCGCGATTTCGAGCGCTACGCCGCCTCCGGCGAGATCAACACCGAGGTCGACGACCCGGCCGGTGTCATTGAGTCCGTCGCCGAACACTTCTCAGGCGCCCGCCAGGACCGCCTCGACGGGCTGACGGTCGACCTCGGCGACTGGTGGTTCAACCTCCGCCCGTCGAACACCGAGCCGCTCCTACGCCTGAATCTCGAAGCCGCCGACACGGCGACGTGCCGGGCGCGCACCGAGGAAGTGCTCGGGTTGATCGGCGGGCAGCGGCCAACCCACTGA
- a CDS encoding CPBP family intramembrane glutamic endopeptidase, translated as MGHGWGLPEALIGFGLGLLISLVTAGIAESATGYHPDSSAALPVAVIVANVAGLWVGLAAAAVYASRRHGTASLSRDFGWRVGTWWELPAGAAVGLACQYGLIPLLYLPFESFDHSLSHQLSEPVNRDTGAAHTVPAVAVLLVFLAIGAPLIEELFFRGLLLRALLGRMPVPFAIIVSSVLFALAHFEAVQLAGLAAFGVVLAYMAWRSGRLGLSIGAHMAFNAAAVLSVVSLR; from the coding sequence TTGGGCCACGGATGGGGCCTGCCCGAAGCCTTGATCGGATTCGGCCTCGGGTTGCTCATTTCCCTCGTCACGGCCGGCATCGCCGAATCCGCAACGGGATACCACCCGGACAGTTCGGCTGCGCTGCCCGTGGCGGTCATCGTCGCGAACGTCGCCGGACTGTGGGTCGGGCTAGCGGCGGCAGCCGTCTACGCCAGCCGGCGGCATGGGACCGCAAGCCTGTCGAGGGACTTCGGCTGGCGGGTCGGGACCTGGTGGGAGCTGCCCGCCGGCGCAGCGGTGGGTCTGGCCTGCCAGTACGGGCTGATACCGCTCCTCTACCTGCCGTTCGAGTCGTTCGATCACTCCCTCAGCCACCAGCTCAGCGAGCCGGTGAACCGCGACACCGGAGCGGCTCACACCGTCCCGGCTGTAGCCGTGCTCCTGGTCTTCCTTGCGATTGGAGCGCCCCTAATCGAGGAGCTCTTCTTCCGCGGCCTGCTTCTGCGGGCACTTCTCGGCCGCATGCCGGTCCCTTTCGCCATCATCGTGAGCTCGGTGCTCTTCGCTCTGGCGCACTTCGAAGCGGTCCAGCTGGCCGGCCTGGCCGCCTTCGGGGTCGTTCTCGCCTACATGGCCTGGAGATCGGGGAGGCTCGGCCTGTCGATCGGGGCACACATGGCGTTCAACGCCGCCGCCGTGCTGAGCGTGGTCTCGCTGCGTTGA
- a CDS encoding DUF3499 family protein: MDRRPLCARPGCQGTTAAWLTYDYSAQRVWLDDVPVEDGGDQWALCAGHAGRLRAPQGWTQVDRRVTRPSRYEPPTSLVS; the protein is encoded by the coding sequence ATGGACCGCCGCCCCCTGTGCGCCCGGCCCGGCTGCCAGGGAACCACGGCAGCGTGGCTCACCTACGACTACTCCGCGCAGCGCGTGTGGCTCGACGACGTACCCGTGGAGGATGGCGGCGACCAGTGGGCGCTCTGTGCCGGCCACGCGGGAAGGCTGCGTGCCCCCCAGGGCTGGACGCAGGTGGACCGAAGGGTGACGCGGCCGTCTCGGTACGAACCCCCCACCTCGCTGGTGTCCTGA
- the ftsH gene encoding ATP-dependent zinc metalloprotease FtsH — MSRQPGDMRPGGGPGLPGGNTPNGNWRWVAVVLVTIVILAVVLSSMRTNTSSTSQNYSAFYAAMKAGQVTQATVNKDTGKITYTNKSGKQFSVQGPDLNQNGQALETYTQNIKNLKLVNNTTSSWAAILPYLIYGAIIILIFVWLSRRAQGQMSGIMSIGRSKAKVYTTERPRTTFADVAGYEGVKLEIREVVDFLRSANRFKEIGAKVPKGVLLVGPPGTGKTLLARAVAGEAGVPFLSVTGSDFMEMFVGVGASRVRDLFQTARKQAPAIIFIDEIDSIGRKRGAGLGGGHDEREQTLNQMLAEMDGFEATEGVVMMAATNRPDILDPALLRPGRFDRQIVVPLPDLEERIPILQVHCKDKRIAPDVNLNVVARGTPGMSGADLANLVNEAALHAVRRGASSIAMQDFEAARDRVLMGQRRESTVLSDKEKEATAYHEGGHAVLAYVLPDADPVHKVTILPTGMALGVTQQLPIEERHTYWREYIEDAMCVMMGGRCAEQLVLGSLSTGASNDLQRATEMARKMVREFGMSERIGPMAWGQEGQVFLGEDLMHAARDYSDVTSRVIDEEVERILREQESRATRLLQEHRHGLAAVAAALLEKETIDGSEVGRLVDDAFGRPVHDISAPVVPRFSDVGAPESESA, encoded by the coding sequence ATGAGCAGGCAACCTGGGGACATGAGGCCGGGGGGTGGACCCGGCCTGCCCGGAGGGAACACGCCTAACGGTAACTGGCGCTGGGTAGCGGTGGTCCTGGTGACCATCGTCATCCTCGCTGTCGTCCTGTCGTCCATGCGGACCAACACCAGCTCCACGTCGCAGAACTACAGCGCCTTCTACGCGGCGATGAAGGCCGGGCAAGTGACCCAAGCGACGGTCAACAAGGACACCGGCAAGATCACCTACACCAACAAGTCCGGGAAGCAGTTCTCGGTCCAAGGCCCCGACCTCAACCAGAACGGCCAGGCGCTCGAGACCTACACCCAGAACATCAAGAACCTGAAGCTGGTCAACAACACGACGAGCTCCTGGGCCGCGATCCTCCCCTACCTCATATACGGGGCGATCATCATCCTCATCTTCGTCTGGTTGTCACGGCGCGCCCAGGGTCAGATGAGCGGGATCATGTCGATCGGGCGTTCCAAAGCGAAGGTGTACACGACGGAGCGACCGCGCACGACCTTCGCCGACGTAGCCGGATACGAGGGCGTGAAACTGGAGATCCGCGAGGTCGTCGACTTCCTGCGCTCTGCCAACCGGTTCAAGGAGATCGGGGCGAAGGTCCCCAAGGGCGTCCTTCTCGTCGGCCCTCCGGGGACCGGCAAGACGCTTCTCGCCCGTGCGGTCGCTGGTGAGGCGGGTGTGCCGTTCCTGTCCGTGACCGGCTCCGACTTCATGGAGATGTTCGTCGGGGTGGGCGCATCGCGGGTGCGTGACCTGTTCCAGACCGCTCGCAAGCAGGCCCCGGCGATCATCTTCATCGACGAGATCGACTCCATCGGACGAAAGAGGGGCGCCGGCCTCGGTGGCGGCCACGACGAGCGAGAGCAGACCCTCAACCAGATGCTCGCGGAGATGGACGGCTTCGAGGCGACGGAGGGCGTGGTGATGATGGCCGCGACCAACCGGCCGGACATCCTGGACCCCGCGCTGTTGCGGCCGGGTCGTTTCGACCGCCAGATCGTCGTGCCGCTCCCCGACCTCGAGGAGCGCATCCCGATCCTGCAGGTGCACTGCAAGGACAAGCGGATCGCCCCCGACGTCAACCTGAACGTGGTGGCACGGGGTACGCCCGGTATGAGCGGCGCCGACCTGGCGAACCTCGTCAACGAGGCGGCCCTCCACGCGGTGCGCCGGGGCGCGTCGTCGATCGCTATGCAGGACTTCGAGGCGGCGCGCGACCGCGTGCTCATGGGCCAGCGGCGGGAGTCGACGGTCCTTTCGGACAAGGAAAAGGAAGCGACCGCCTACCACGAGGGCGGCCACGCGGTGCTCGCGTACGTGCTTCCCGACGCCGACCCGGTGCACAAGGTCACGATCCTCCCGACTGGCATGGCGCTCGGGGTAACCCAGCAGCTGCCCATAGAGGAGCGCCACACCTACTGGCGGGAGTACATCGAGGACGCGATGTGCGTGATGATGGGTGGTCGTTGTGCCGAGCAGCTGGTGCTCGGCAGCCTCTCGACGGGGGCGTCCAACGACCTGCAGCGCGCGACCGAGATGGCCCGCAAGATGGTCCGCGAGTTCGGCATGAGCGAGCGGATCGGCCCGATGGCTTGGGGACAGGAAGGCCAGGTCTTCCTCGGCGAGGACCTCATGCACGCGGCCCGCGACTACAGCGACGTCACGTCCAGGGTCATCGACGAGGAAGTGGAACGCATTCTCCGTGAGCAGGAGTCGCGTGCGACTCGCCTCCTGCAGGAGCACCGGCACGGCTTGGCCGCGGTCGCCGCTGCGCTGCTGGAGAAGGAGACCATCGACGGCTCCGAGGTCGGGCGGCTCGTCGACGACGCGTTCGGGCGCCCCGTGCACGACATCAGCGCTCCGGTGGTCCCGCGCTTCTCCGACGTCGGCGCGCCAGAGAGCGAATCCGCCTAA
- a CDS encoding DUF5719 family protein: MSESPVQGAPVQGGSPVGMLPEHRHRAAGGVARIPIVVVLVALLVAGGLADRAGSSHASPSQAGTAAAAASGQIPVAAPAAALSSSWFCAGATDRSGGRAPGAVVIANSGLGRATGVVTLVPSSGPSVKVPVSVGGDSRQSVSEDVPGGSDWIGAIVDIDAGAVAVDQEINGPGGLVTTPCATSGSSHWYFTQGQTLVNAGVEITLLNPYPTDSVVDLSFTTDQGVESPVGFQAIVVPPGGLVSVNLGDHLRRRQQIATTVTARTGRVVAWETQWVDPPAAGAAILGTPAAQSPLADPAAGIAGVTVLLGAPSAGTQWVWPDGNAGNGVSEQYVVYNPGTQTADVRLSIGLDQGVAEPFELSVPPGQVIPVASDQQARIPAGVAHSAVIQSVNGVPVVAERVIAAGTPSPWSGLGQMLGQRVPADRWLVAGALADSSHDGWVVLYNPGNEALRVVIDGLSAGAQVPLAGLSPVTVFPGRRVAIHLNQGRPTLDEPLIVSADGPFYAESNIYGAGGSPGISLAPGVPLTP; the protein is encoded by the coding sequence ATGTCTGAGTCACCGGTTCAGGGCGCACCGGTGCAGGGCGGCTCGCCGGTTGGAATGCTCCCGGAGCACCGCCATCGAGCCGCCGGCGGGGTGGCGCGCATCCCGATCGTCGTCGTTCTGGTGGCCCTGCTGGTCGCCGGCGGCCTGGCCGACCGGGCCGGGTCCAGTCATGCGTCACCGTCACAGGCGGGCACAGCGGCTGCCGCCGCGTCGGGCCAGATCCCGGTTGCTGCACCGGCGGCCGCCCTGTCCTCTTCGTGGTTCTGCGCCGGCGCGACGGACAGGTCCGGCGGCAGGGCCCCGGGCGCCGTCGTGATTGCCAACAGCGGACTGGGGCGCGCCACCGGTGTCGTCACGCTCGTGCCGAGCAGCGGGCCGTCAGTGAAGGTCCCCGTTTCGGTCGGCGGTGATTCCCGGCAATCCGTCAGCGAGGACGTTCCCGGCGGCTCCGACTGGATCGGAGCGATCGTCGACATCGACGCCGGCGCCGTCGCGGTGGACCAGGAGATCAACGGTCCCGGCGGTCTCGTGACGACGCCATGCGCGACATCCGGCTCGTCGCACTGGTACTTCACCCAGGGGCAGACGCTCGTCAACGCGGGCGTGGAGATAACGCTGCTGAACCCTTACCCGACTGACAGCGTCGTCGACCTGTCGTTCACCACCGACCAGGGCGTGGAATCGCCGGTCGGTTTCCAAGCGATCGTGGTCCCGCCCGGAGGCCTGGTGTCGGTGAACCTCGGCGACCACCTACGCCGCCGCCAGCAGATAGCGACCACGGTCACGGCGCGCACGGGAAGGGTGGTCGCCTGGGAGACGCAATGGGTTGACCCGCCGGCCGCGGGCGCGGCGATCCTGGGCACGCCCGCCGCCCAGAGCCCCCTCGCGGACCCGGCGGCCGGTATCGCCGGGGTGACCGTCCTGCTCGGCGCTCCTTCCGCCGGTACCCAATGGGTCTGGCCGGACGGCAACGCGGGCAACGGCGTGTCGGAGCAGTACGTCGTCTACAACCCGGGGACACAGACAGCAGACGTCCGCCTGTCGATCGGGCTGGACCAGGGGGTGGCGGAGCCGTTCGAGCTGTCGGTACCACCCGGCCAGGTCATACCGGTGGCCTCCGACCAACAGGCGCGCATCCCCGCCGGCGTGGCCCACTCGGCGGTTATCCAGAGCGTCAACGGGGTGCCGGTCGTGGCGGAAAGGGTGATCGCCGCGGGCACCCCGAGCCCCTGGAGCGGCCTGGGTCAGATGCTGGGGCAGCGGGTCCCGGCCGACCGGTGGCTCGTCGCCGGAGCGCTGGCGGACTCGTCGCACGACGGTTGGGTGGTCCTGTACAACCCCGGCAATGAGGCGCTGCGAGTGGTGATCGACGGGTTGAGCGCCGGCGCCCAGGTTCCGCTGGCAGGTCTGAGCCCGGTCACCGTCTTCCCCGGCCGAAGGGTGGCGATCCACCTGAACCAGGGGCGGCCCACACTCGACGAACCGCTGATCGTCAGCGCGGACGGGCCGTTCTACGCCGAGTCGAACATCTACGGCGCCGGCGGGTCGCCGGGCATCAGCCTGGCGCCGGGGGTTCCCCTGACGCCGTAA